Below is a genomic region from Catenuloplanes atrovinosus.
GGGCGATCAGGTTGTGGTACCAGACCGGGTGTTTCGGCGAGCCGCCCATCGAGGCGACCACCGCGTACCGGCCGTCGTGCTCGACGCGCATCAGCGGGGTCTTGCGCAGCTTGCCGGTCCGGGCGCCGACCGAGGTGAGCACGACGATCGGGCGGCCACGCAGGTCATTGCGTTCGGCCCCGGCCGTCGCCTCGAACGTGTCGGCCTGCTCACGTGCGAAACGGGCGGGGCTGGGAGCATAGTCACCGGTCAGAGGCATGATCCGATCGTAGTCAAAGCAGGGGACGGGATGGTTGCATGGAACGGATTCGGGTGCTGGTGTCGGGTCGCGTCCAGGGCGTCTCGTACCGTGACACCTGCCGCCGGGAGGCGGAGCGGCACGGCCTGACCGGCTGGGTCCGCAACCTGCCGGACGGGCGCGTGGAGGCGGTCTTCGAGGGCTCGCCCGACGCGGTGCGCCGCATGGCCGACTGGTGCCGCGGCGGGCCGCCGCACGCCTCGGTCACCGACGTCACCGAGATCGCGGAGGCCCCGGAGCACCTCACCGGCTTCGCGGTGGCCGGGTAGACGCTCACCGGCTTCGGCGTGCGTAGCGCGTCGCCGCCGCGGGTCGCCCGCGGTGCCGTCGCGCGTTCCCGGGCGTCTCCGGTGCTGTGATCGCGTCCGGGGAACGTCGATGACCCACCGGATCGGGTGGTGCGGCCACCACCCGCCCGGGCGGTGCGGTGTCGGGTCTTGGTCGCAGCGGGCCGGGAGCGGGGAGCCGCGGGTCATCGTGAGGGATGCGCACTCTTCGATTCATGATCACGGCGTTGGCCGGGGCGGCACTGCTGGTGCCCGGGTCCGCCGCCACCGGGTCCGAGCGGCCGGCCGCGGGGGCCGCGGCCGCTCAGACGGTCGCGCTGACGTTCGACGACGGACCGCACGCGACGTACACCCCGCAGATCCTCGACGTCCTCGCCGCCGAAGGCGTCACGGCCACGTTCTGCCTGGTCGGAACGCAGGCGCAGCGCAATCCCGCGCTGGTCCGGCGGATCGTGGCCGAGGGGCACCGGCTCTGCAACCACTCGATGCGGCACGACAACCTGTCCACCTGGACGGCCGCGCAGATCGAGGCCGACCTGCTGGCCGCGAACGCGGCGATCCGGGCCGCGGCGCCCGGCGCGCCGATCCCGTACTTCCGCGCGCCCTACGGCGCCTGGGGCCCGTCCGCGACCGTCGCCGCCGGCCTCGGCATGGCCCGGCTCGGCTGGACCGTCGACACCCGCGACTGGAGCCGCCCCGGCACCGACGCGATCGTGGCCGCGGTGCAGACCCAGCTACGCCCCGGCGGCATCGTCCTGATGCACGACGGCGGCGGCGACCGCTCCCACACCGTCCAGGCCCTCACCATCCTCATCCCACTCCTCCGCGACTCCGGCTGGACCTTCACGGTCCCACCGACCCTCGCCACCCTTTAGCGCCCGCCTGCACCCGCGGGTGCGGGTGTCCCGGTCACGGTGCCCGCGGGATTGCACGTTCGCGGTGCCGCTGGTGCTCGGGATTGAGACATGGGCGCTCCGCGCCCGAAATTTCGCTATGTCGCCGACGCGATGATCGTCCACTGTGGCGATGTGAGGCTCAGGCACGTTATTCGGGCCGAATAACGTGCCTGAGCCTCACAAGGTGGGCGATCGGCCCGGTCAGCGGGAAGATCACGACCCCGGCGATGGACACGAGTCCCGGGTCGTGCGGTCGGCGCGCCACGGATCGCGCCGAGTCCGGTCTCCGGTGGTGATTGCGGCGCGTCCCGGTTGCGCCGAGTCCGGCGTCTGATCGCGATCGCGGCGCGCCACGGTGTCGCGAGGGCGCGTCGGGGTTGGGGTGACCAGCGGCGGGACCGGAAGGGAGGAGCGCCAGCGACGACCGGGGCCCGCGGGAGCATGCGGACCGCGGCCACGCCGGAAGCGGGAATATGAAGGTCCTGAAAAAGATCGTCAGGCGCCGACCAGGCGTGCCGTGGGCAGCAGGTTGAGGTCGCGGATGGCGTTGCGCAGGTCGTCGGGCCAGAGCCAGAGGCGGTACTCGGGGGTGACGCGGAAGTAGTCCTCGGGGCCGAAGAGTTCGCGGGTGCGCATGTCGGCGCAGTAGCGTTCGCGCCAGGCGCGGGGGCTGCCGGTCAGGTCGCGGCCCTCGACCAGGGTGCGGGTGATCTGGAAGAGGCGTTCCATCGAGCGGTACTCGTAGGCGAGCAGCGTCTCGGCGGATTCCCAGATGCCGCGTGCGGCGGTGCGGGCCTCGGTGGCGGCCTCGATCAGCAGGGCCAGGTCGGCGGCGCCGGGGATGGAGGGGTGGATCACGAACGGGGCGGCCCAGCCGGCGCGGACCAGGTCGAGGTTGAACGTGGAGCGCTGCTCGCGGGTCATGGTGCGGCGCTCGGCGGCGGAGTAGTCCGGCGCGACGTAGGCGAGCAGCCGGTGGTTGGTGTCGAACGGCGCGTCCGCGGTGCGCACGAACAGGTTGCGCCGGGTGCCGTCCGGCCTGGTCAGACGGGTCATGATGTTGTTCTTGCTGAACTCGGACGCGGCCTTGCCCTGGGTGAAGTGCAGCGTGCCGGCGTGCCCGGTCTCCAGCCGCGGCTTCAGGTGGTCGGCGAGCGCGTCGTCGATCGGCGCGCGGCCCTCGTCCATCCAGGCCGCGAGCTGCTTGAAGTTCTGATCGATCGCGGCGGCCCGGTCCTCCGACCGCGCGGTCACCTCCGGCGTGTCGACGCTGAGCATACGGACCGGCATCCGGAGGTTCGGGGTGTCACCGTCGGTGACGTCGACGAGCGCCTTGGCGCCCAGGTTCGGCATCGAGGCGCCGTCCGGCGCCCAGAGGATCTGCACGGGGTCCATGGTGGGTTCGCCTGCCTGCGGAAGGGATGCTGTCGCCCCAGTGCAGCACCGGCCGCGCTCGCCCGGCAGCCACCTGCCGAAAGCCGACCCGATCGGGTCCCATTTGAAGACATTGTGCATTCCCGCTTCCGGCGGGTCCGGTTCCGCATGCTCCCGCGGGCACCGGTCGTCGCTGGCGCTCCTCCCTTCCGGCTCCGTGGCGGGCCGGGGCGAGCCGCGCGATCCGTGATCACGCAGCGTGAGTGCCGCGGCGCCGGTCCGGCGGCGCGCACGCGAAGGCCCCCTACCGATGCGCCGGAAGGGGGCCTTCGTCGTACGGCGAGAGGGGATCAGTTCTCGCCGACGGGGTTGCCGTTCGCGTCGTACGCGGCGCCCTCGGCATCGGCGTCCTCCGCGGCGGCCTCGTCCTCCGCACCGGCCTCGGCCTCATCCTCGGCACCGGCCTCGCCCTCGGCACCGGCCTCGGCGCCCGCGTCACCGGCGTCCTCGGCGCCGACGCCCGCGGCGGCCTTGGCCTCGGCCAGCGCCAGGCACGCCTCGAAGAAGACGGTCTGCGCGTCCGCGACGGCCTGCTCGGCCGCGGCGGCGTCCTCGGCGGCGGCGTCCTCACCCGCGGCCTCGTCCTCGGCGGCGTCCTCCGCGCCCGCGCTCGCCTCGGCGCCCGCGCTCGCCTCCGCTTCGGCCTCCTCCTCGGCCTCGGCCTTGGCGGCCCAGCCGGCGGCCATCTCCGCGGACTTCTTCGCCGACTTCGTGGCGGCGGCGATCTCCTTCTCCGCCTGCTCCTTGGCGGCGGCGTCCTCGGCGGACTCGCTCTCCTCGGGGGCCGCGGTCTCCTCGGCGGCGGCGTCACCCTCGCCCGCCACCTCCTCCTGCGCGTCCTGCAACGCGGCCGCGAAGACGTCGCACGACTCGTCCAGCGCGGTGGCCGCGGCCTGAGCCGCCTCCACCGCGTCGCCGCCGCCCTCCGGCGCGAGTTCCTCGCCGTCACAGAGCACCACGCCGCCGTTGATCTCGACCGCGGCGCAGTCGGAGACGTCGAACTGCTGCCCCTCGACGTTGATCACGTGTGCGGCGGCGGCCGCGTTCTTGTTCTCACCGGCATTGGCGAGGCCGAGGCCCGTGACGCCGGCCACCACGATCGCGCCCGCGACGGCAGCCGCGCCGATCGCCTTGCGGTTCTTCAGGGTGCCGTATCGCCATTGCATCTCTTCCACCACTCCCAGCGGGCTCGGATTCATGAACGTGCGCGCACCGGGTCCTACGCGGCCCGCGGCCCGGACGGTTCAGGGCCGGCCGGAATCAGCGCCGATTCACCCATACGGGGGCGTATGCATCTGGCAGATCATGGTCGTTGACCGAGGAGACATCGATGTATAGGGTCTGGCGGTCACCGGCAGAGGAGAGGGATGTCCGTCACACCACTGTCCCTGCCGAGCCCGCCGGACCGCGCGCCCG
It encodes:
- a CDS encoding nitroreductase family deazaflavin-dependent oxidoreductase, translated to MPLTGDYAPSPARFAREQADTFEATAGAERNDLRGRPIVVLTSVGARTGKLRKTPLMRVEHDGRYAVVASMGGSPKHPVWYHNLIAHPHVELQDGADRHDYDAREVHGQERAEWWERACAAWPDYATYQTKTDRVIPVFVLTRR
- a CDS encoding acylphosphatase, with translation MERIRVLVSGRVQGVSYRDTCRREAERHGLTGWVRNLPDGRVEAVFEGSPDAVRRMADWCRGGPPHASVTDVTEIAEAPEHLTGFAVAG
- a CDS encoding polysaccharide deacetylase family protein: MITALAGAALLVPGSAATGSERPAAGAAAAQTVALTFDDGPHATYTPQILDVLAAEGVTATFCLVGTQAQRNPALVRRIVAEGHRLCNHSMRHDNLSTWTAAQIEADLLAANAAIRAAAPGAPIPYFRAPYGAWGPSATVAAGLGMARLGWTVDTRDWSRPGTDAIVAAVQTQLRPGGIVLMHDGGGDRSHTVQALTILIPLLRDSGWTFTVPPTLATL
- a CDS encoding thermonuclease family protein: MQILWAPDGASMPNLGAKALVDVTDGDTPNLRMPVRMLSVDTPEVTARSEDRAAAIDQNFKQLAAWMDEGRAPIDDALADHLKPRLETGHAGTLHFTQGKAASEFSKNNIMTRLTRPDGTRRNLFVRTADAPFDTNHRLLAYVAPDYSAAERRTMTREQRSTFNLDLVRAGWAAPFVIHPSIPGAADLALLIEAATEARTAARGIWESAETLLAYEYRSMERLFQITRTLVEGRDLTGSPRAWRERYCADMRTRELFGPEDYFRVTPEYRLWLWPDDLRNAIRDLNLLPTARLVGA